The following is a genomic window from Lagenorhynchus albirostris chromosome 2, mLagAlb1.1, whole genome shotgun sequence.
TTTTCAGGAGCCTCATTTGCTTCACTGGCATGAAATGGAATGGATTGTATCTACCTTCCTTTTTATGCAAGGCGcaacctgaaaataaaaatatgtgcaaacatCCGTTTGCTTTGTTCAACCTCTGAACAAGCGCTTAGTAAACAAGGATATCCAGATGACCAATGAGCACACAAAATCACCCATCATCAGAGAAGTACAAAATAAAACAGTGAGATGGCCATTACACATCTAtcccagaatggctaaaattaaaatcaaacaaaaaaaactaacatCAAACTTTGGTAAGCATACATGGTAACCAGAACCTTCATACAAGTTAGTGGGGATGTAGATTGGTCCAGCCAGTTTGGGGAGGTTTGGCAAGACCCAACAAAGCTGAATTTATGTGCTCCCTGTGACCTACCTGCTCCTATACCCAGCAGACGTGCATAACACTGAAGCCAAAGACACATAGTACAATAGGATGTCCCTAGCActatattcataatagccaaaaactagaaacaaatattCATGAAGAAGAGAATGGATGAATTTTGGTGTATTCATGCATTTGAACAATACACAGCAACAAGAAAAACCCTTGCCACATGCAGTAACAGGGATGAGTCTACAGATAgaatgctgagcaaaagaagccagacacaaaaagtgcatagtgtgtgattccacttacatattTTATACTCCATTCTTCAGTTCTTCTCAGTTGTATGCCTTTCTGAAAAGAGAAACTCCCATTTTTTGGTCATGaaattgttctttttattattcccCTTGCCTTCCTCACAGAGGTAGCCGAGGAGCTTGGGAGAGCTGCCTCCTCCTCATCTGTTGTTCCATATCTGCCCCGATTACCTATACTTCCTTCTAAGACCCGGACGCTGAAGAAACAGGGGGAGAACAAGGAGAATATTGAAGGGCCACAAGATGCCACAGAAAATTCTGCTTCCAGTTCAGCACCAGGTATGAATGAGTCCGTAGGCAGGTAGAGTCAAACTGCCTTTTTTAAAGAGCCTTGGGGTATGATGCCTTTATTTCCACTTTCCTGCCCATTTTCCCTGAGGAAAGTGTGGCTGGCTTCTGTTTTATTTACCACTCTAGTCCTCGGCTCTGCATTGCCAGTGTTAGTAGTCCTGATCTGTCCGTCCAGCATACAACTCTgcctcccactccatctcctAAACTCCTGATTCCCAAATAGTTACTGTCTTTACAGTTCCGGCAAAAATTTCTTCATTGAGTCTGATAGATGAAGCCAGGTTGTGCTGTAGTTTCTAGAGAAAAGTTGAATGCCGAGGTAAAAACCAGCGGATTATTTCTTTCCGTTTATATCCCATATTGCATTTGGAACAATAGCGTGAAATGATAATGTATTTATTAGTTTCCTCTGAGTCCTGCTAACACTTGACATTTAATAGATGCCAACAGCACTCTTACAGTTCAGCCTTAGTAACTCAAATGAGTCACTTCTTATTTTTCACATTACTGATTGGCCGTTTTTTATCAGGCTTCATTAGAAGTGCACAGGCCCCCAGTGGGTCCCCAGCACTGCCTCGAAAGCAAAGAGACAAGTCCCCCAGCAGCCTCTTGGAAGATGCCAAAGAGACATGCTTCACCAGAGATAGGAAGGGAGGCTTCTTCAGTTCCTTCATGAAAAAGAGAAATGCTCCCACACCCCCCAAACGCAGCAGCTCCTTCCGAGAAATGGAGAATCAGCCCCACAAGAAATATGAACTCACGGGTAACTTCTCATCTGTTGCTTCTCTACAGCATGCTGATGGGTTCTCGTTTACTGCTGCCCAGCAAGAGGCGAATCTGGTGCCACCCAAGTGCTATGGGGGTAGCTTTGCACAGAGGAACCTCTGTAATGACGacagtggcgggggtgggggcagtggcgCTGCTGGGGGTGGGTGGTCTGGCATCACAGGCTTCTTCACACCACGCTTAATCAAAAAGACACTGGGCTTACGAGCAGGTAAACCCACAGCCAGTGATGACACTTCCAAGCCTTTTCCAAGGTCAAACTCTACATCTTCCATGTCCTCAGGGCTTCCAGAGCAGGATAGGATGGCAATGACCCTTCCCAGGAACTGCCAGAGGTCCAAACTCCAGCTGGAAAGGACAGTGTCCACCTCTTCTCAGCCAGAAGAGAATGTGGATAGGGCCAGTGACATGCTTCCCAAAAAATCAGAGGAAGGTGCCGCTCCGACCAGGGAGAGACCAAAAGCCAAACTTTTGCCCAGAGGAGCCACCGCTCTTCCTCTCAGAACCCCCTCTGGGGATCCAGCCATTACAGAGAAGGACtctccagggctgggggtggctgGAGTGGCAGCTGCCCccaagagcagagagaggaatggTGGGGCACGACTTGGCATGGCTGGAGTCCCAGAGGATGGCGAGCAGACAGGCTGGGCTGCCCCGGCCAAGGCTGGGGCGGTCCTCCCGACCACTCACAACCACAAAGTGCCAGTCCTTATCTCACCCACTCTGAAGCACACTCCAGCTGACGTGCAGCTCATCGGCACAGACTCTCAGGGGAATAAGTTCAAGCTCTTGTCTGAGCATCAGGTCACTTCCTCTGGAGACAAGGACCGACCCCGCCGGGTAAAACCAAAGTgtgccccacccccgccaccagGGGTGAGACTACTGCAGCATCCGGCCGTGTGCTCAGACTCCACGGAAGAGCCCACGTCAGAaacacaggagggagggaagaaggcgGCTCCAGGGGCAGTGCCCATCAGTGGGAAAGCTGGGAGGCCTGTAATGCCTCCACCTCAAGTGCCTCTGCCCACATCTTCCATCTCACCAGCGAAAATGGCCAATGGCACAGCAGGTACTAAAGTGGCTCTGAGAAAAACCAGACAGGTGGCTGAGAAAATCTCAGCTGACAAAATCAGTAAGGAGGCCCTGCTGGAATGTGCTGACCTACTGTCCAGTGCAATCACAGAACCTGTGCCCAACAGCCAGCTGGTGGACACTGGACACCAGCTGCTCGACTACTGCTCAGGCTATGTGGACTGCATCCCCCAAACTCGCAACAAATTTGCCTTCCGCGAGGCTGTGAGCAAACTGGAACTCAGCCTGCAGGAGCTGCAGGTGTCTTCTGCAGCTGCTGGTGTGCCCGGGGCAAACCCTGTCCTTAACAACTTACTGTCATGTGTACAGGAAATCAGTGATGTGGTGCAGAGGTAGCCACCGTTAGCCGGGTGGGAAGATGCACACATTTctgaggggagaggaaaagggactTGTTTTCCTGTGTTCTCGTTTCAAAAAGTGGAAGACTGATACTTGAGTGTGTTTCTGTGAAGTACCTCAGATCTCTGAGTTCTCACGTTTACAGGTTCAtctcaaaaataacaaaaagcaaaacccatAGGAGAGGGAAAATAGATGGGGGCAGGGCAGTTGTGGACCGGATTGGAAGCTGCACTGGGACATCAGGGAACATGCATATGTCGTGCCATGAAGAACCAAATCCAGCCCGTTCTTACCTGGAGTGATGTGAGCTGGTTAGGGCTGCTCCAGCAGGGCCGCAGGGACTGTGCCCAGACAGTGCGTTGGCTGTGGCACTCATTCTGCACCACACAGAAGGGAATTGACTTGGGGCCCCAGTAGGTACTAATGGTGATTATGCTCCAACTCATCTAACTTATTGGGTGGGACAGAAGAAAGCTGGGAATGTGCCAAGAGAAGTTTTGTTCAAGGCTGTTGGAAGCTACTGTTAGCCTCGCTTCCACAGGTCACTGCTGCAGTAAGAACTGCAGATCAGATGGCTAGATGCAAAACTGGGAAATGTGGTTCTGTCAGTATGCTTCTGTCCTGTTTTCCATAGGTGTATTAATTGGTACAGGAGGTAAAGAATGCTAGGAAGTATATTTAGGGAGATTGAAGCCTTCTCCTAAAATCTTACATTACTTAGCAGAAGCCACTTCTCCCAGGCTAGTATATTGTTTCCAAATGGATCAGGATTGGCTTTCTGCTTGTTGGTGCCTATCTTGTAAACCATAGGCATAGGAGTCTCTTTGGTAATTCTTTTCTCCCCCTTGCTGGGCAGGCTGTCTTCCTTTATTCCTGGCAGCATTCAGGGCATTAACCAACACTGAACATTATTGAAAACAATGGTCATGTACAGGTCTCACAGGGGAATCCTTTTCTGTTACAGTGCCCCTGCATACTGACATACCGGCAAAGGACTTGAGCAGCTGTATGTTTCTTTATCAACTAAAATGCCAGGGAAAGGGTGTCTTCTTGAAATCCAGTGGTCAGCCTAGAGGTCTGTGACTGAGTGGAGAAGCTGGCTTGGTCCTAATGGctgtttcccctccctcccttatcACCTTAGACCCAATCTAGGTGGAGAATAGGGAGAAGCATTCTCTCACTCTACAGTTTCAAATGAATCACCCTAAATTATTCTCACATGCTTTTCTCCTCTCACATACTCCCCCTGCCAATTGTTGTGCTTGTTTGTAAAGATCATATTGGGAAtattctttgatatttattttatcatttcaccTCTATTTTAAGAATGCATAGTTGAAGGAGCAAGTTATTTTCGGGGGACACCAATTAGATCCCAGAAACCTAAtgattccttttccttccctattCAGTTGTTGTTATGGAAGTTAATTAGGATCACTTCTTTATTTAGAACCAAGTCTAATTGGTTAGATATTATTAATACTTTCGACATCAGGTCTAATTCCAGTGACCACTTCATTCTCTTCTTAAAACTTTATGCCCTCTCCATTCCTGCCTCCAAGGAGAacgcaatataaaaaaaatacattattttttcctcccaaagAAATATTAACTTAGGAAGATAGGAATTCAACATTGATGAACAGTGAGTTTTCTTCCTGGCTCTGTCATCGATCCATTGTCAGGCCATAGCCTCATCTCTTAATCTATTAAATGGAGGTAATGATACATGTTATCAAGGGTGTTTTGCAAATAAGTGTATAGTTATCCCTTTGAGAGCCTCTCTGGAAAGCTCTTCAGTGCAGTATTGTTATATATGAATACAagtttttcattctcttctttgctcagcagcagataatgaaatttaaaactgctGAGATTATACTAATTGGGCTAGAATACTAAGGGGGGAAAAGCGTTTTGGATAGAGTTTGGCATCTTTGACCAAGGAGGAAATTTAGTTTTCAttagaaagaaaggaactgatTCTTACTGTGGGTGTTCCAGAGGAGTCCCAGGCCAAGAGAAGGATAAGAAGGGAGGAGACAATACCGGGCATTCCTTTCAGGGGTTGGGTGATCCCTGTCTGTCTGTTACCTACTGGTGGAGCACAGGCAACTAGTGATCTGGCTAATCTCCTTATAATGGTTGGAAGAGTTCCCTTTAACTTGGATTTAAAAACCAACAGTCCTCCTACCTTCTTCTTCGCCACTCTCCTTCATCATATATTTCCATAAACTTGAAATCGTTTTAGCAATTAGCCTTTTAAGGGTGGGGCAGGGAAAGCTAAAACTTTGGAATATTGTTATGCTGCTTTTTAAGTTTATCCCTGTCATTGTGGATGCAACTTGAGGGATTCTAATTGTTTttcaggggattttttttttttttttttttaaagcaagggaTCTTTCCTTGAGTGCTCTGAAAATAAGCCTTGGAGGAACACTACTGAGTGTATTTAAGCTCCCTGGTTTTCTCATCGAAGAACAGTCTTtgagggtgggggctgggtcTTTCTCAGGTGCcgcacctggctctgcctcttccgcagtaggtgctcagtaagttcATGAacagaatggatttttttctcaTCACTGTCAAGAGTAGCATTGACTGTTGTAGCACACCCAGCCACGTGATGCTTTAACTGTGTAACTTCAGGAGTTGAGGGCTCAGGGTTCAGGTTAAAGAGGCACTGTCAACTTACTATAAAAGTGtaacttaggttttttccattaTCTACTTGAAAAGgaccagattttttaaataaccataggtaaatttaaaagtttgaattCAAAGCAGAGAAAACTGCTTTTAGAAACTAAAAATGTAGTTTAATTCTTATCTAGTTTGAAAACAAAGCAGATAGCAAAAGCCCTTCTACAAGGTGTTGAAAACTTTCTAAAGTGGTTATACGTATTGTATACCTTTGGGGTTACCACACCTTCAGTCTTTTCATGCACAGATAATATGATTTCAGTTTAGATTTACTACCTTAAAATGCAGTGTTTAGAATACATCTTGATTGTGCTTTACGTGAAGTATTTTCTTAAAAGGCTTTGtgtaaaaatgtgtatattttcctACAGATCTCCATCATGATTTTCAGAGAtatagccttaaaaaaaaattggcccTGAGAAATTTATTCAGTGTTTCTCCAGATGACATTGAGGTTCTTATAGTGGAAACCCTTTCTCAGCTGAATTATGGGGTTTAAGTTAGAATTTTCTTACAATTCAGTTGCAAGTTAGCTAGTAAAATAGTGCCCAGTTAATAAAAAGCTGACTTTCCTAAGGCACCAcccatatttatttaacaaaatcatGGAGATTTTGAGCTTCAAGGATACAGTTTAGATAGTGGTTAAGAGTTTAGACTCTAAAGCCAGTCTAgaaggcaagtcacttaaccttcctgggccttagtttcctcattggaaaacagggataataatagtaactacctcagggttgttgtaaggattaaatgagataatgtgtgtagAATAGTTAGCTtgagtgcctggcatgtaatgagtactccataaatgttaactactactactattattattaacgCTTATTCCAGTGAGTCTTAGCCAAGGATGTGCAACAAAATTTCCTggggtttaaaaaagaaaaacaacaaaaaacctgatGCGTCGGCCTCACCCCAGATCAAGAATTCCCTGTGGGGTTGGGTCTCAGCCAGTGTGTTTTCCAAGAATCTCTCCAGGTGTTTCAGACACCCAGCACTGTGTGAACACTAGCAATaccccaactctttttttttttttacagcttaaGAAATTGGAAGAGAGGatggttaagttacttgcccataTTCTCAGAGCAGTTaattagtggcagagccaaggcTAGAGTTGGGTCTTATTCACTTTCTCATTGTGGGGTCTTTCCACCATTCCTGTTGCCTTGTGagacactgcaaaaaaaaaaaaaaaaaaaaggctcagacAATCAGTCTGCACAGTGCTGCACACTTTCTAAAGCACACCTTCCTGGCATTCCCTGACCTTAAGGGACTTGAATGTTGAGTAATGGCAACACTAGCAAAGCAGGCATTCAGTAGaactcagtaatttaaaaaattatatgggGTCATTCTTTTGGACAGACCTCAGCGACACAGCAATCTGCACTTTGTAATAAAGAAATAAcaacttaagttttaaaaaacctagtcctacattcctttttcttaaaaaaaaagcaaactttatTGTTCCATATCATTTTGATAGCTATGAGGTAATGTATATGAAAGCACTTTGAGAAAAGTATCAAGTGTAATATAACTATAAAGTTGTATTATTAATGTCTATTGAGAAGTTAAAACAGTTAATTAGATGTTGATTGACTTACAAGCTTTTGCCTGTGGGGGACCTGAA
Proteins encoded in this region:
- the ABL2 gene encoding LOW QUALITY PROTEIN: tyrosine-protein kinase ABL2 (The sequence of the model RefSeq protein was modified relative to this genomic sequence to represent the inferred CDS: inserted 2 bases in 1 codon) — protein: MGQQVGRVGEAPGLQQSQPRGIRGSXAARPSSRRRDLAGRTAEAGFNIFTQHDHFASCVEDGFEGDKTGGSSPEALHRPYGCDVEPQALNEAIRWSSKENLLGATESDPNLFVALYDFVASGDNTLSITKGEKLRVLGYNQNGEWSEVRSKNGQGWVPSNYITPVNSLEKHSWYHGPVSRSAAEYLLSSLINGSFLVRESESSPGQLSISLRYEGRVYHYRINTTTDGKVYVTAESRFSTLAELVHHHSTVADGLVTTLHYPAPKCNKPTVYGVSPIHDKWEMERTDITMKHKLGGGQYGEVYVGVWKKYSLTVAVKTLKEDTMEVEEFLKEAAVMKEIKHPNLVQLLGVCTLEPPFYIVTEYMPYGNLLDYLRECNREEVTAVVLLYMATQISSAMEYLEKKNFIHRDLAARNCLVGENHVVKVADFGLSRLMTGDTYTAHAGAKFPIKWTAPESLAYNTFSIKSDVWAFGVLLWEIATYGMSPYPGIDLSQVYDLLEKGYRMEQPEGCPPKVYELMRACWKWSPADRPSFAETHQAFETMFHDSSISEEVAEELGRAASSSSVVPYLPRLPILPSKTRTLKKQGENKENIEGPQDATENSASSSAPGFIRSAQAPSGSPALPRKQRDKSPSSLLEDAKETCFTRDRKGGFFSSFMKKRNAPTPPKRSSSFREMENQPHKKYELTGNFSSVASLQHADGFSFTAAQQEANLVPPKCYGGSFAQRNLCNDDSGGGGGSGAAGGGWSGITGFFTPRLIKKTLGLRAGKPTASDDTSKPFPRSNSTSSMSSGLPEQDRMAMTLPRNCQRSKLQLERTVSTSSQPEENVDRASDMLPKKSEEGAAPTRERPKAKLLPRGATALPLRTPSGDPAITEKDSPGLGVAGVAAAPKSRERNGGARLGMAGVPEDGEQTGWAAPAKAGAVLPTTHNHKVPVLISPTLKHTPADVQLIGTDSQGNKFKLLSEHQVTSSGDKDRPRRVKPKCAPPPPPGVRLLQHPAVCSDSTEEPTSETQEGGKKAAPGAVPISGKAGRPVMPPPQVPLPTSSISPAKMANGTAGTKVALRKTRQVAEKISADKISKEALLECADLLSSAITEPVPNSQLVDTGHQLLDYCSGYVDCIPQTRNKFAFREAVSKLELSLQELQVSSAAAGVPGANPVLNNLLSCVQEISDVVQR